In Ananas comosus cultivar F153 linkage group 14, ASM154086v1, whole genome shotgun sequence, the genomic stretch NNNNNNNNNNNNNNNNNNNNNNNNNNNNNNNNNNNNNNNNNNNNNNNNNNNNNNNNNNNNNNNNNNNNNNNNNNNNNNNNNNNNNNNNNNNNNNNNNNNNNNNNNNNNNNNNNNNNNNNNNNNNNNNNNNNNNNNNNNNNNNNNNNNNNNNNNNNNNNNNNNNNNNNNNNNNNNNNNNNNNNNNNNNNNNNNNNNNNNNNNNNNNNNNNNNNNNNNNNNNNNNNNNNNNNNNNNNNNNNNNNNNNNNNNNNNNNNNNNNNNNNNNNNNNNNNNNNNNNNNNNNNNNNNNNNNNNNNNNNNNNNNNNNNNNNNNNNNNNNNNNNNNNNNNNNNNNNNNNNNNNNNNNNNNNNNNNNNNNNNNNNNNNNNNNNNNNNNNNNNNNNNNNNNNNNNNNNNNNNNNNNNNNNNNNNNNNNNNNNNNNNNNNNNNNNNNNNNNNNNNNNNNNNNNNNNNNNNNNNNNNNNNNNNNNNNNNNNNNNNNNNNNNNNNNNNNNNNNNNNNNNNNNNNNNNNNNNNNNNNNNNNNNNNNNNNNNNNNNNNNNNNNNNNNNNNNNNNNNNNNNNNNNNNNNNNNNNNNNNNNNNNNNNNNNNNNNNNNNNNNNNNNNNNNNNNNNNNNNNNNNNNNNNNNNNNNNNNNNNNNNNNNNNNNNNNNNNNNNNNNNNNNNNNNNNNNNNNNNNNNNNNNNNNNNNNNNNNNNNNNNNNNNNNNNNNNNNNNNNNNNNNNNNNNNNNNNNNNNNNNNNNNNNNNNNNNNNNNNNNNNNNNNNNNNNNNNNNNNNNNNNNNNNNNNNNNNNNNNNNNNNNNNNNNNNNNNNNNNNNNNNNNNNNNNNNNNNNNNNNNNNNNNNNNNNNNNNNNNNNNNNNNNNNNNNNNNNNNNNNNNNNNNNNNNNNNNNNNNNNNNNNNNNNNNNNNNNNNNNNNNNNNNNNNNNNNNNNNNNNNNNNNNNNNNNNNNNNNNNNNNNNNNNNNNNNNNNNNNNNNNNNNNNNNNNNNNNNNNNNNNNNNNNNNNNNNNNNNNNNNNNNNNNNNNNNNNNNNNNNNNNNNNNNNNNNNNNNNNNNNNNNNNNNNNNNNNNNNNNNNNNNNNNNNNNNNNNNNNNNNNNNNNNNNNNNNNNNNNNNNNNNNNNNNNNNNNNNNNNNNNNNNNNNNNNNNNNNNNNNNNNNNNNNNNNNNNNNNNNNNNNNNNNNNNNNNNNNNNNNNNNNNNNNNNNNNNNNNNNNNNNNNNNNNNNNNNNNNNNNNNNNNNNNNNNNNNNNNNNNNNNNNNNNNNNNNNNNNNNNNNNNNNNNNNNNNNNNNNNNNNNNNNNNNNNNNNNNNNNNNNNNNNNNNNNNNNNNNNNNNNNNNNNNNNNNNNNNNNNNNNNNNNNNNNNNNNNNNNNNNNNNNNNNNNNNNNNNNNNNNNNNNNNNNNNNNNNNNNNNNNNNNNNNNNNNNNNNNNNNNNNNNNNNNNNNNNNNNNNNNNNNNNNNNNNNNNNNNNNNNNNNNNNNNNNNNNNNNNNNNNNNNNNNNNNNNNNNNNNNNNNNNNNNNNNNNNNNNNNNNNNNNNNNNNNNNNNNNNNNNNNNNNNNNNNNNNNNNNNNNNNNNNNNNNNNNNNNNNNNNNNNNNNNNNNNNNNNNNNNNNNNNNNNNNNNNNNNNNNNNNNNNNNNNNNNNNNNNNNNNNNNNNNNNNNNNNNNNNNNNNNNNNNtatatatatatatatatagagagagagagagagagagagtagagctagaatacttgtaaaagtatcatccaagtgatacttgtgtgtttttagcccttggatggagagatgtgagattgagatgatggtggtaggtggtggtaggtggtggtaggtgtaatagtgtttgatccaaggactattagtaatcaaaaagtagatccaatggctaaaaacacacaagtatcacttgggtgatacttgtaaaagtattctagccctactctatatatatatatatatatatatatatatattgagaaagagagtaaaggagggtttgggtgGGTGACACGTGTCACTCTCTAGGcctcccaaaccctcctttaatgtaataaaatatatatataaatataagaataGATTTTATATTAGCAGCGTAGTAGGGCCGAGTTCATTGGATAATTTTTGTTGATTCAATTATTACAGGTCTAGATTAATTCTTAGATGGAGATCAACATGTATGTTTTTTTGAAGATATATTAATTGGTTGGCGCCTAACAGAcctttcatttattttactaaCTTTATAAAAGAAATCAAGATCAGTGTTGAGAGTATAAATTTATTCTAAACAAATAAAGTTTGaagtgaaaatatttttttaaaaattcaaaaagtattAGCGCAATAAATTAACCCTTTATGCTAGCTCTCTATTCAAGCCATACTATCTCaccattaataatatttattcttttgttttttataatcataatttTATTCCCACAATTTTGATGAtagatttataaaaaaaactgattgtataatgtattttaaatatatttatttataaaacaactataataataatatttatagtataataattattatatatatatatatatatatatatatatagagtgaggctactatactatcggaagcacggagccttccgtgcttccagctcgttttcgatgttgcgactttcgaatcgttgatcggcttcgttaaacttgatctagagtatttgaagtacctagaaaataaattttattatttttcgatatcatttgcctagtgatcgaatgggctcaaaatcaacaaatttcaatggtcgtagtgagccgtttgcaagtttaacggtgtagaaatatccaaatcatgtgaaattttgatagaaaattctttatactatataaaacaagatcaatatctttgatttaaaattttaatgtcatattatcacattttataagatttttattttcagccgttgattttgagccccttcgttcactaggcaaatgatatcgaaaaataataaaatttattttctaggtactccaaatactctagatcaagtttaacggagccgatcgacgatttgaaagtcgcaacatcgaaaacgagctggaagcacggaaggctccgtgcttccgatagcatagtagcctcactctatatatatatatatattattaattcgcgaataatttgcgaataattcgcgaattaactaactaagattGTAACATGCCAAGAGTAGCATTCAAAGGCTTTCCAGCTGGCGTGAGGATGACATGCATCGTTAATTTTCTAGCAATAATTAGTGTGTAGGGAACCCCAAACCCTAAAGGCAAGTGTTCTTATTCCCTTAATTATAAATACCCCACCGCATGCATCCTATCCCTCATAGCAATCATCCTATCCCTTCAACACCAATCCACCGTTTTTGAGAATAAACAACCAACAATGGGGGTTAGTAACTAGATTAATCGAAGCTGACAATTCATTCctgtactattattttttatttttgttttttcatttgaaGTATCCACATGTTTAATTTGCTTGTAGGTTGTGAAGGAGGGGCCTTGGGGTGGAGATAAAGAAGGGAAACCATTCGACACGAAAACTGTCGGCTGGATTTTGGGCTTCGAGGTCTGGTATGATGACTACATTACCGGAATCCGGTTCAATTATAAGCAAGACGGATTCGAAATATGGACNNNNNNNNNNNNNNNNNNNNNNNNNNNNNNNNNNNNNNNNNNNNNNNNNNNNNNNNNNNNNNNNNNNNNNNNNNNNNNNNNNNNNNNNNNNNNNNNNNNNTGCtactagttttttagcctttggatcaactcttttcattatttctaaccattggattaaatactataacccagtggggaccactcaaccctagaaggaccactcaactctaaccgactaatatcatcctgaccttataatttttcatccaaaggttaaaaatttgatagcaaaaaaagcgttttactattaaaaatattccagcctaattctatatatagtattttaattatatataggctttaatttaatttgggccactattgttggcccataaaataaaccgaacaagtacaaccgtgcaattgagcgcaactctaaatttacataacacactctctttttcagactttcactattgcacataaccctaaaacatgataacattcaaattttcaaatccctaattttttcccctctctctctctctctctctctctctctctctctccctcaacaGTCAGggagtcaccctagctcacatttcttacaattattttgtattttgaacatTGACATGTTACAGGTCAAATTATggtaatgttttataaaaattaaaattgattatataatgtcgaaaatttcaatcggctcgtttagagctcgagctcggctcgactcgaaattaggctccctcgagctcggctcaaattaatttcaagccgagcttgagcctagatttaggctcgaaattaatttcaagccgaatttgagctgacataagctcgctcgagctcggctcgtttccacccctacataCAACTTACCATCTTCAACTATGAGGCCTTAAGACTTCAAAGCTTGAACCCTAACTCAAAAATACAAAGATATACATTTACCATACAAAGGATTTGGAGTTCCCACCTTAGCTCAAGCTCTCACCAATTTGGGGGAGTCTCCAATACAACCAAGAAAACCCTAAATTTTTCAACATAATGCCAACATCATATATTCAACACAAAGAAATCCCAAAAAAACTCCACAACCCTCAGAACATGAAATTAACGATGACTAACCTAAGGATTTGAGAGTTCAAGAGCAACTCACCGTGATTCActagccttttcttttttttcaagaaaagcTTGCCTAGATCGAAGTTATCGTTTCTTTCTCCCGAAGCTTCTACTCTTACCTATGCATCCTAAGGAGCGAGAATCTGGCCTCCATTTTCTTCGAACAAAAAGGAGAGGGAGCTAgtgacgagagagagagaggattagagagagagaaaagggcaaaaaagtGAAAGGGAGAGGGGTTTAGGGCTAATTCTCTCATAAGCGGGTCCTTTATATAAAAgcgttgtaacaattacaattTACTACAAGAGTTCTAGCATTTTACATGAAACATCCCCATCTCATACTCTACTCCCCGCAGCGGAGAATCTAAACTTCCCTAGGAAGTCCGGATCCTTAAGGTTTCCATGGCATTAGACAAGGTCCGGACTTCCACCCCTCGAGGGTCAGACTTTCTTTCCAATGTCCGAATTTGGACTTTCCTTCAATGTTCGAATTCGAAATGCTATCATATACAAAAACTGCTAAAGGTCTGGACTTTCTTTACAAGGTGTGAACTCTGAAGTTTCACAAACTTCAAAGTCTTGACTTCCATATTAAGATTCAGACTCTAAAAGTTTAGCTGTAAGGATTTACTCTCAAAACTTTattatcaatatatttttatctaaatttagcCCCGAGCTATCTTTCAGCCATTCAAACACATCCAAATTATTTTGTGCCATATTAATCCATATTTGGATAAAGTTCAGTATACTAAACAAAAGCTCATTATATTACATCTGATATATAGCCCGAAGCATGATAACATGGTATGCACATATAAAAAGGTATATGTAAAATGTAAAGATGGTCTCGCTAATTTGAATACTTGTATGCAACAACTTGATCTCTTGCACTTTCacatatattacatttttttttttgtataaaaacaATATTTAGGCATGTTTAAAGTATATCTAAATAAATGAACCATTCACGACATAAGggtaaaatgattatttttataagaaaattagaCCCTTCTTTAATGGTCGGGATGAACTAAAATACCCTGCAATAAAAATATGGGGATGCAATATTCGGGTCATTAACACGAACTTTTTTTGAAGTAATTAGTCGAGCATACAATGTGCACATATCCTACAAACAATCACAATTCTTGACTTTCTCAGCATGGCATCGAGGACGAAGTCTATGAGCTCAGCGCCATCGATGTAGTGTCTCTTGGCCCAATTGTTGCTAATGTAGGActggccaaaaataaaattgcctGGATAGAAGATTTGCCATAGGGACCCAATCAAATGCTATTCATTGTGTTAAGCTCCATGTATCAAATGCTGTTCATCGTGtcaagttccatatacataaactttaaataaagtaaaaatacaaTACTTTATTAccttatttaataatattttttataaaataaagaataaaatcataaataataaagaaaaacttttcaaaccacttaaatttttttaatcataatgCACTAAATAAAAACAATGGCCATAATTCCTATTTGATCGAGCGGGCCCCACCACGCAGCTTTTAAAAAAGCCTTTTTATGCGGTTGTATACTTTTATTGCGTGTAAACTTGTGGCCAAACAGGCGTAATTTATGGCCGATTGAAGATTATCCAAAATTAAAAAGACGAGgaatgataaattttaaaatttttttaaaaaacactGAGGAACCCGTTTCAAAATGTACGATCGTTTATGGAGCTCTATGCAATTTTATCTATTTGAAGATGAGAAATGCTACAGAAACATCCTAAAGTggggtgtacatcttacacctaTTCTATTTTAAAGTCATTCgtatcatattaattttttttaatttttactaaaaactaATTCGGTTTTTATCAATCCTAAAATTACAAGCGTAAGATCTATACATCTTTTTTGGGTCTATAAGAAGTATTTTTCTTCGAAGATTTTTCAGTAGTCTTATAAATGTAACTAATAAAAATCAgctcattttttatatatgaggTGTGCATCATACAACTCTTTTGAGGTGAATATATAGTGTTTTCCGACCTATAAGTTTGTTTGCTCCTGTCGCTTGTTCTCCGCATAGGAAGAGAGAAGAATTGAGATTGCCTGGCACATAAAACGTTCAGCTTCCTTCTCCGCCGACCCTTTGATTTCGTAACTCTAACTCTAACCACTTCATCTTCTTGTCTCTTTCCCTCCTTCTTTCCTCTGAGTGAGTCGGAAACTCCTCAAAACCTTAATccgagaaagaagaagaagaacctgTTCGACATGGTGAATTTTCTTTCCGACTGGGGGATTGGCTATAAGGTAGCGAAGACGTATTAGAGGGACGTCTCCTACCAGATTACCAAGATCAATCTCTACAAGATACTTAATTGAAAATCATGATATCAATTTCCATctcattactttttttcttttttttttaaatgtgtGTGTGTTGATCTTACTGTGATAGGATGGGCGGCACGAAAAAACGCGGGGGATCCGATTCAAaactttgttagttaatttgcgaataattcacaaattattcacaaatttttgaagaaaaaataaaacacgtATCCATAAATTTCcaaaaaatacagaaaaaaaatatttttttgattaaaaataattattcctGAATAATTCAAAAGCCctcccccccccaaaaaaaaaaaaaagttgggcgCTGGCGGCCcgcccaaaacagaaaaaagaaaaaaaacccttCGGTCCGAGTCGCCCTCCACTTTTTTACTGGAAGAGTCAAGCGAGAGCACCCCCAAAACTCGATCAAAAAGGTTTTGCCCTAACTTTGTCACCCCTGCGGCCTGCCACCGACCCCAGCCCCCATCCTTTCCCCTtcccctcttcccttccggccgctTGCCAaacgccatcggaagccccCGCGAGGCCAcatcgaagatcgggttcttcactcttcagaaatcagaatcctcctcgtcgcctcttccgcttccgcttccgcttccgcttccgcttccgctctCCAACGATGGATCAGTAAtcgggtggttctttacaaCCCAGGTACGAATCGTCTGAACTTTTATGctttagtttctctctctctttcctttattTCATCTCCTCTTAATTGCTGACTGTATGGTTTTGAGTAACAAGAccatgactacaaaatgtagcATCATTGTGAACATGCATTTATTAGGATTCAttacttcttttttatctttaatctctacagcatacatgaatattttAACATACCATAGATATTCTTAAAAAAGAATTATCAGCGAATAAGGTTTTAAGACCTTAAAAGGTTGATACGCCCAGCAGGTTGTGAGTAAGGTTTGAAAGTCACAAGCATATGCATTGATTAAAAACCAAGGGAGATCTAGCAAACTTAACGAAGGCTAAAAAACATGGGTGTTAACTGGCAATACTGTGAATTTCCGATGATTTTGGAGAAATAGCAATATGTGGAATTGTGAActttatatatcttttatttgtttactgttTAGACTTTAGATATGCTAGTATGCACTATGCAAAGTGCAAGTTTTATCTTGTATTTAGTTTCCAACTATGCTTGTATGTGAACCTTCTATGTTTTGTATTTAAATATGAGCTATCTTAATctattatttgcttaattatttatttattttggggcataatatagtttgctttttttttttttttacttaattagcttaattttgtagctctttattcttatattcttaagaattatgagtttttatgctaatagcataaatcttgaaagaaaacaaacttaatttaatagccgaatttttgatcccgaatttttaattggtgaacgtataatatccgtataaatcgcgtatccgaataattgctgaatccgttttttagccgtatttttcaacgaatttaaaaattagaagacgaattttattcgaattatacccataccaaatttttgccgaatcccaattaactaactatggttcgCACCTGTCGCTTGTTCTTCGCATAGGGAGAGAGAAGAATCGAGGTTGCCGCCACCATGAACAGGGAAGTGGCGCATAGAACGCTCGGCTTCCTTCTCCGCCGACCCTTTGATCTCataaaaaccctaaccctaaccacTTCATCTTCTCCTCTATCTTCCTCCCCCTCTTCTCCGAGTGCGTCGGATActcctcaaaaccctaatctgagaaagaagaagaagaacctgTTTGACGTGGTGAAGTTCCTCCCCGACTGGGGGATTGGCTACAAGGTAGCGAAGACGCATTGGAGGGACGTCTCATACCAGATCACCAAGATCAATCTCTACAAGGTACTTGATCGAAACCCTGATATCAATTTCAAtctcattacttttttttttttttttacaatgtgTGTGTGTTTATCTTACTGTGACAGGATGGGCGGCATGGGAAGGCATGGGGAATCCGATTCAAGGCAGGTGAGTTACATtgtgctctttttttttgaattaacatagaattttcttttgtttatttcgGATGATTTGGTGTTCATTTGGATTTCACTCTGATAGTTGTTTGGAAAATGTAGGAATTCATTTCattgattttactttttttaaacttttcccAACCTACCATTAGTTTTTTATATGGTGAGAGAAATATCATAGTTAATTTAAGAAGGGGTACTTCAGAATTATTAGGAAACTATCGCCAGTAGTAAATGGATTCTCTCTGAAGTTGGGTTCAAACCATAAGATATGTTTAAATTAGAAGAAATCTCACTGAATGACTGAATCTTTTCGTATCATTTTAAATCTCACGAATGAATAATTCCATCAATGGATATGGGAGAACTAGTATTCCAATTCCTTAGAATGCTAGGATTTGTGGGAGTTATTTTGATTCACTTCTTAATTGTTGTCTTGCTAGTCTCTACAGAAAGATGTGTATTGAGGAATCATCTGTCTTGATGTCAAAGGAGATAGTTTGGTGAATATGATTGTCTTTTAGAATGTGATTTATTGTGGTTTAGTATAGTTCCCGGAATAAATAAGCCAGGCGACAAAGGGCATCGTTGCCTCAGAACTTTGGAAGGGCTGGAAAAGCCATCTGAAAGCAATCTAATGATAGTTCACTGTGATATACCAGTTGCACCATCCAACTCATTCTTCTATAATATACTAGCATATGGCTTCTAAATAATATGAGCTTTGTATACTGAAGATTGTAGAAGCTGGCAAAATTACTGGGTAATGAATTTCCACTTATATATGGTCTTGCTAGTAGAATGCTAGATCAAATATCTAGGATAGAGACAAACAGAATAGGATGCACCCtttgatgaaataaataaaataggtaAGAATTAGTAATATATCCAAATCAAACCTCATCCTTTTGGTGCTTTCATTCCATTCGTGGTCACGTCCTTTATTTGAAACTTAACATGTTTTTCATGTGGTTATGTAGATCAATAAACGCTATTGTAGGCAAAATTTGGGAGAGGAGAATAGGAAAATGTGTGATATCATATATGCATAAGTTGTAGTAGAATGAAGGGAAATAACTAGGTGTGAACGCATAAAATTTTTGAGAACATGTTGGTTTTAAGGGCATGCTGCTGTTGTGGGGCTTTTATAGGGCGTGAGCTGTTTAATTGGCTCAAATACAAAACCCTCTCTTCCACTTCAGCATGTGTGGCTGTGTCCCAATTACGCCTGCATAAAAAATTGGATCAATTTCCACTAGGCAATTTACCACTGTCTCAATTAGGCCCCAAACTTTCAGGTATTGTTGAATTTGTTGTAAACTTCATTGAAATATTTTGGCATAACATCCATTTGAGTTGCAACTTATATAATAGGTATGAAACTAAATAAATAGATTTTTCTTTACTAGAGCTATCAAAATTGGCAGTTTATGAGATAATTCATCCAATTTATGTGATTATGCATTATAAGCATTACCACTGTCATTCCCCATTTTGATGAAGTTTTAATCCAAATTTAATTATCACCCAAAATTTTTTGGATCTATTTGAGATAGTGGAAACGTCCAAGATGgaaattgatttaattttacatgAATGAGGATAATTGAGACATGGATGGATTTGTGATTTAGCTTGGTAAATTTGTTGGTTGTGACattatatttgttaaatatatCTGTAGGCTTCTTCCAATCAAATACCAATCTATTGGGTGCGGTACTAGAGCCAATCATGAGCTCCCATCATTTCGTGAGATTGTGGGCTACATTCCCCACTTTTAACATATAATTGGTTAAATTCCCACGTTACATCGTAATGGGTTACATCACCATCTCTTAGCTCATAGTCAGTTCTGCATGCCTTTCATATCCATTATGCATGTGAATGGGCATGTGAAGTATATCTTTGGGCCGTTTTTTATCAAATAGGTCTGTTGGGTAAGGTAACAATATCTGAAGTTGATGGTAGACATAAGATTACCCATTATCACTTGCATTGTTTTACATGATGTCACTTGTGGAAGAAAGTGCTAACGGACAAacaatttgtttgttttttttactcAAAATGCCTTTAAATAATCATTGGACCTTGTTGACTCGTTCCTTTATTCTGACGTCAACTATAACTCCATTGGTCCTCCTTCAAAGAAGCAAGTGCAACAAAAGAGAAGTTTTCTTTTTCATCATGTATGGAATGTGCCTAACTCCTAGTTGTCAGTACATCTCTAATTTTTCTTGATGTCCCaatttcaatcattagataagaTGCATCATTTGTACAAGGGTTCTTTAGTCAGTCTAGTTTTTTCCTCAAGAATCAATTATCTAAGAAACTAAGAGCACGTTGAAGTGATTCTCATTTTTAGTGGCCAATTATGTGATACCACATTGATGTAATTCATCCTTTGTTACAACTGTGGAATATGAAGAGCTGCCTCTATCTCTTGTTATATTTATCATTGGTTAGATAATGCCATTCTATAAAATAGCTTTGCCATCTTAGACTTTTCGTGCTTATTTCGGTTGATCACAATAGATGATTGGTATTGGGGAAGACTGAAGTATTACAGGAAGTATCTCTTATACCAAATTACAATGCATCTATACATTGTAAGACATATGGATTTACTTAGCATGGGTTTTATTTAGATTGAAGCTGATTCTAGAATGTAGTGttgtcaaatattttttaacattaaaatattCGCATTTCAGGTTAAGTTTCTTTCAGTTTCTAGAGAGCTTGAATCTAGATGCAAATTCgtttttatgataaaaattggtACTTCAATCACAGAAGAATGCCTGACGAAGCTAAGTAATAACTAATATATACCTGTATATAAAGTGCATGGCATAAAAGTACCATTATGCCGCAACATTCAAGTTTGCGATATCAGATTTGACTGTTACCCTTAATAGAGGTTTTGCAATTAGATCTCTtgaagattaattaattataactacATCCCTAAATACAACTTTTTACAAATAAAGTCcttaaaaattagtatttacaTATAAGTCTCTTAAACAAATATACTTTATATGTACAGATTTCGTGGATCAATCTTTGCCACTATGTCTCTCATAAATTGCTTACAccaaaaatttgatgattttgaCATATAGAAATCTTAAAGCCCTGCGAAAATTGCATGTAGTGTTATAAAATTGTGTAGTTCTATTTGCTACTTTTATGTATAGTCACTTATAAAATAGTCTTCTAGAGTTCCAGTATTTATGTAAAAATTGTTATTTAGATTAGATATTTCATATTCGCATATTACCTCATAcaaagtaattaaaaatatgtgTAATATTAAAAGAGTCTTACACTTAATAACTCAATAAAATTTGCTatttaaattagatatttatgTATACTTtataaattctaattatttGTACTCTattgaaaaatagttttacaCTTACTGCTATATGAAAGTTGTTATTTGAATATGctgcttttattattgtatgCATCTTTTGCATATCGGTCACGTAGATTAGGTACTGGCATAAATGTATGACACGTAAAATATGACCTTTTGTTATATAATCATGCAAAATTGGCTATAAGTTATACACACAAATGCGCGCACGCACAGACACAGGCTTAGCCCACATGCAATTAAACAATATTT encodes the following:
- the LOC109720718 gene encoding uncharacterized protein LOC109720718, translating into MNREVAHRTLGFLLRRPFDLIKTLTLTTSSSPLSSSPSSPSASDTPQNPNLRKKKKNLFDVVKFLPDWGIGYKVAKTHWRDVSYQITKINLYKDGRHGKAWGIRFKAGLQAADDPIRISGVNKRGWKYIKESQKKKDSPSKAEEVSLA